Sequence from the Calditrichota bacterium genome:
CCCCAACTGCTCGCGCATCTGCTGTGTGACCACGGTCCGGCAGGCAAGGTTGCTGCGCAAGTTGGGCGCGGAGGTGGTGGTTTTTTATCGGGACATGCGCACGGCCAGCCACGGCGGCGAAGAAGCCTACCGGCAGGCGCGCGGCGAAGGGGTGATCTTTGTGCGGGTGCCGGATGACCGCCCGCCCGAGGTGAAGCCGCAGACAGCCGGCTGCCACGTGTGTGCCTACGATGCCCTCTTGCGCGACACGGTGGAGGTAGACGTCGACGCGGTGGTGCTGGCTGCCGGCCTCGTGCCCCGCGAGCCGGATACGTCGCAATTCAGGGAAATGCTCAAGGTGCCGTGTGGCCCGGATGGCTTTGTGATGGAGAGACATCCGAAATTGGGCCCGGTGGAGACCACCAGCGAAGGGATCTTCGTGGCCGGGTGCGTGCAAGGGCCAAAAGGTGTGGGCGACGCCTTGGCTCAAGCTGCTGCCGCCGCCGCTAAGGCGGCCATCCTCCTCAGTAGGGACAAGGTGTCGCTGGAGGCCACTACCTGCACGGTCATCGAGGAGCGCTGTCGCGCGTGCGGCACCTGCGTCAAGATCTGTCAGTTCCATGCACCTGAGCTGCACGAAGTGGCTCCGGGCGTGCGGGTGGCGCGCATCAATGAGGCGCTGTGCAAGGGGTGCGGTACCTGTGCCTCCTGGTGCCCGAGCGAGGCCATCAAGGCCCGCCACTTCACTGACGAGCAAATCGAGGCAATGTTGGAGGCCATGTTGCTGGAAGAGGTGGCCTGATGGAACAGTCGCAGCCATTCGAGCCCAAGATCGTGGCCTTTGCCTGCAACTGGTGTAGCTACGCGGGCGCCGACAACGCCGGGGTCAACCGCATTCAGTACTCACCCCAGTTCCGGGTCATCAAGACCATGTGTTCGGGGCGGGTGAGCCCGGCGCACATCCTCAAGGCCTTCGAGATGGGCGCCGACGGGGTGTTGGTCTCCGGCTGTCATTTCGGCGATTGCCACTACCTGTTCGGCAACTACCGGGCGGTGGAGCAGTTCGAGAAGGCTAAGAAACTCATCCGGCTATTGGGGTTGGAGGAGGAACGCTTGCGCTTGGAGTGGGTTTCGGCTGCCGAAGGGGTGCGCTGGGCTCGGCTGATCAACGAGTTCGTCGCGCAGATCACGCGGCTTGGGCCGAGTCCGCTGTCGCGGAACGGGAGAAAGTAGATGGAGCTGGACAGCGTTGCCAAAGGGACGAACGTCCTGGACTGTCTGGAGTGCGGCAAGTGCACCGGCACCTGTCCCATCGCGCGCTTTGACCGCAGCTTTTCGCCGCGCTACACCATAAGCAGCTTCCTGGCGGCCTCTGCGGAGGAGCTGATGCGCGATGAGCGTCTGTGGCGCTGCCTGACCTGCGGCCTGTGCAACTTGCGCTGCCCGGTGGATGTGCACTACAGCGAATTCACCCGCCGC
This genomic interval carries:
- a CDS encoding hydrogenase iron-sulfur subunit, which codes for MEQSQPFEPKIVAFACNWCSYAGADNAGVNRIQYSPQFRVIKTMCSGRVSPAHILKAFEMGADGVLVSGCHFGDCHYLFGNYRAVEQFEKAKKLIRLLGLEEERLRLEWVSAAEGVRWARLINEFVAQITRLGPSPLSRNGRK